A DNA window from Danio aesculapii chromosome 14, fDanAes4.1, whole genome shotgun sequence contains the following coding sequences:
- the nkx2.5 gene encoding homeobox protein Nkx-2.5 — translation MAMFSSQMTTTPFSVRDILNLEQNQEDMVSLDMSQRLDSALIPTSSCMLSTFKQEQFMEMPSGASLFSEDLQEDKGNKNNSLNFSASGFYAKSFLEMDYAKDAKTDDTFEDKEKKDIGCSQEDPGEDLKLDDAERPKQRKRRKPRVLFSQAQVYELERRFKQQKYLSAPERDHLANVLKLTSTQVKIWFQNRRYKCKRQRQDQTLEMVGIAPPRRISVPVLVRDGKPCLGDTSTYNTSYNVGINHFTYNTYPAFSNFPSPGNTNYSCNYPSSMSSIQPSQSNSNYMNFGVGDLNNVQASFQSSSGVPSLHGIRAW, via the exons ATGGCTATGTTCTCCAGCCAAATGACTACCACTCCTTTCTCAGTGCGGGACATTTTGAACCTGGAGCAGAATCAGGAGGACATGGTCTCCCTAGACATGTCTCAGCGGCTGGACAGCGCCCTTATTCCGACCTCATCCTGCATGCTGTCCACTTTCAAACAGGAACAGTTCATGGAAATGCCATCCGGAGCCTCTCTCTTCAGCGAAGACCTTCAGGAGGAcaaaggcaacaaaaacaactCTCTTAACTTCAGTGCGTCTGGCTTTTACGCAAAGAGCTTCCTAGAAATGGACTATGCTAAAGACGCAAAGACGGACGACACATTTGAGGACAAAGAGAAAAAAG ACATCGGCTGTTCTCAGGAAGACCCGGGTGAAGATCTGAAGCTGGATGATGCGGAGCGGCCCAagcagaggaagaggaggaagccTCGAGTTCTCTTCTCTCAGGCGCAGGTGTACGAGCTGGAGCGACGCTTCAAGCAGCAAAAATACCTCTCTGCACCAGAGAGAGACCACCTAGCCAATGTTCTCAAACTCACCTCCACACAGGTCAAGATCTGGTTCCAGAACAGACGATACAAGTGCAAGAGGCAGCGACAGGATCAGACTCTGGAGATGGTGGGCATCGCGCCTCCGAGACGCATCTCTGTGCCGGTTTTGGTTCGGGATGGAAAACCGTGTCTGGGAGACACGTCCACTTACAACACCTCATACAATGTGGGGATCAATCATTTCACCTACAACACCTACCCTGCCTTTAGTAATTTCCCGAGTCCAGGCAACACGAACTACTCATGCAATTATCCGTCGAGCATGTCCAGCATCCAGCCTTCACAGTCCAACAGCAACTACATGAACTTTGGTGTTGGGGATCTAAATAACGTCCAGGCTTCATTTCAGTCTAGCAGTGGGGTTCCTTCACTACATGGCATCAGAGCTTGGTGa
- the stc2a gene encoding stanniocalcin-2a produces MLIKFALSLLLLSVLGEVVGTDNADVHESHPEKPATQKGRLSLQNTAEIQHCLVSAGDVGCGVFECFENNSCEIRGLQEICMTFLHNAGKFDSQGKSFIKDALKCMAHGLRHKFSCISRKCLAIKDMVFQLQRECYMKHNLCSAAKDNVNVMVEMIHFQDLFPKGPYVELVNILLGCGQEVKEAITRSVRLQCEQNWGALCDSLSFCTSMTAAPASGGHERRPALTSHSDGEHHKSARQGDKEKPGKAGFNTQMRIRSQGMRRASLDAVVAEQEDSKISDIRR; encoded by the exons ATGCTGATTAAATTCGCACTGTCCCTGCTGCTGCTCTCCGTCTTGGGGGAAGTGGTAGGAACGGATAATGCTGATGTGCACGAGAGTCACCCCGAGAAACCGGCCACTCAGAAGGGACGTCTCTCGTTACAGAACACAG CTGAGATCCAGCACTGTCTTGTGAGTGCAGGAGATGTGGGCTGTGGGGTATTTGAGTGTTTCGAAAACAACTCCTGTGAAATTCGGGGCCTCCAGGAAATCTGCATGACTTTCTTGCACAATGCTGGCAAGTTCGACTCGCAG GGCAAGTCATTCATCAAGGATGCACTGAAGTGCATGGCTCATGGCTTGAGGCACAAATTTAGCTGCATCAGCCGAAAATGCCTGGCCATAAAGGATATGGTCTTCCAGCTTCAGCGGGAATGCTACATGAAACACAACCTCTGCTCGGCTGCTAAAGACAACGTCAATGTCATGGTGGAGATGATACATTTCCAAGACTTATTTCCCAAAGG GCCTTACGTTGAGCTGGTGAACATTTTACTCGGCTGTGGACAGGAGGTGAAGGAAGCCATTACTCGGAGTGTGCGTCTGCAGTGTGAGCAGAACTGGGGCGCTTTGTGCGACAGCCTGAGCTTTTGTACATCTATGACCGCAGCTCCAGCATCCGGCGGCCATGAGCGACGTCCGGCACTTACCTCTCATTCGGATGGGGAGCACCATAAGAGCGCTCGACAAGGAGACAAAGAGAAGCCTGGCAAGGCTGGGTTCAATACCCAGATGAGAATTCGAAGCCAAGGCATGCGCCGCGCCAGTTTAGATGCCGTAGTCGCCGAGCAGGAAGACTCGAAGATCAGTGACATCCGGAGGTGA
- the bnip1a gene encoding vesicle transport protein SEC20, which produces MAASADVHVRICEQEIIKFDLELKALIQDVSECTGPQSKLTDLNLIVKEKFNNLRQRIQDLEQMGKEQDKESDKLMLLVKVEGHRKQMLGNQTAWRKANLACKLSIDKLEKEDLLNSEDMSVRHRKMTKESLAQTSTDITESLMSISRMMSQQVQQSEETMGTLATSSRTVLETHEEFKAMTGTIQLGRKLIIKYNRRELTDKLLIFLALALFLATVLYILKKRLFPFF; this is translated from the exons ATGGCAGCATCTGCTGATGTACACGTCCGAATATGTGAACAAGAAATAATCAAGTTTGATTTAGAATTAAAAGCTCTTATTCAG GATGTCAGTGAATGCACAGGACCACAAAGCAAATTGACAGATTTAAATCTTATCGTGAAAGAGAAATTCAACAATCTAAGACAACGCATTCAG GACCTGGAGCAGATGGGAAAAGAACAGGACAAGGAGTCTGACAAGCTGATGCTTCTCGTAAAAGTTGAAGGACATCGAAAACAGATGCTCGG TAATCAGACAGCATGGAGGAAAGCTAATCTTGCCTGTAAACTGTCCATTGATAAGCTGGAGAAGGAAGATTTATTAAATTCAGAGGACATGTCGGTGAGACACAG AAAGATGACAAAAGAGAGCCTGGCTCAGACCTCCACTGACATAACAGAGAGTCTGATGAGCATCAGCCGGATGATGTCACAGCAGGTCCAGCAGAGCGAGGAGACTATGGGCACATTAG CAACATCTTCCAGGACTGTGCTGGAAACTCATGAAGAGTTTAAAGCCATGACAGGAACTATACAGCTGGGCAGAAAGCTCATCATTAAATACAACCGACGGGAACTTACAGATAAGCTGCTTATTTTCCTCGCTCTCGCTCTCTTCCTGGCTACAGTCCTCTATATTCTGAAGAAAAGACTTTTTCCTTTCTTTTga